The genomic window GGGTCGCTGAGCCTCGGTGTCGGCTATGTTGCGTGCGGCATGGCCGACAACATCATCGCCTTCATTGCGGCGCAGGCCGTGCTGGTCGGTTTGCTGGGAAGTGCCGCGGCTTTTGCGCCGCTGGTGGCCGACACGTCGCTGTGGTTCGTCAAGCGGCGCGGCATTGCGGTGGCTGTGTGCGCAAGCGGCAACTATGTGGCCGGCGCGATCTGGCCGCCCATTGCGCAGCACTTCATCGAGACGGTCGGCTGGCGTCAGACCTACATCGGCATGGGTATTTTCTGTGGCCTGGCGATGGCGACGCTCGCGCTGTTCTTCCGTGCACGGCCACCCGCATTGGCCGCCGCGCCGGTGGGAGCGACATCCAGTAGCGCTGCGCCGGTGCGCGACATGATGCGGCCCTTCGGCTTCAGCATGGGCACCGCCCAAGGCTTGCTGTGCGTGGCGGGCGTGGCCTGCTGCGTGGCCATGGCGATGCCGCAGGTCCACATCGTGGCCTATTGCGGCGACCTCGGCTACGGCGCCGCGCGGGGTGCGCAGATGCTGTCGCTGATGCTGGGCTTCGGCGTGGTGAGCCGGCTGGTGTCGGGCGCCATCTGCGACCGCATCGGCGGGCTGCGCACGCTGCTGCTTGGTGGCGTGCTGCAGTGCGTGGCGCTGCTGCTCTTCCTGCCGTTCGACGGGCTGGTGCCGCTGTATGTGATCTCGGCGCTGTTCGGCCTGTTCCAGGGCGGGCTCGTGCCGTCTTACGCCATCATCGTGCGCGAGCACTTTCCGCCCGCGGAAGCAGGCGCGCGCGTCGGCACGGTGCTGATGTTCACGCTCTTCGGCATGGCGCTGGGCGGCTGGATGTCGGGCAAGATCTTCGATCTGACCGGCAGCTACCACGCGGCGTTCCTGAACGGCATTGGGTGGAACCTGCTGAACGTCAGCATCGCGGCACTGCTGACGTTCAGGGTTCGCAAGCTGTGGCTTCGCACCGCGGCGGCGTAGCGCGCAACGCCCGCGCCGCCGCGATGCAAGGCTCGTCAGAGGTCTGACAGGCCCATCGCCGGATCGCTCACGGTGTGCTTGCCGGTTTCCACACGGCCGGCAAAGCGGCGCAGGTAGCCGGGGTCGGCATCGCAGGTGACGGCAAAGTCGTACCACTGGCCGCTGGTGGCGAGCTCCCAGTGCTGTTCGGCCGCGGCGCCGCCGTCGACCGTTGCAATCCACGGGCCGTCATTGCGGTAAGCCTTGGCGCTCACAGTGAACTTGCAG from Variovorax paradoxus includes these protein-coding regions:
- a CDS encoding MFS transporter, which codes for MRTPETTIHQADSRYAMLRLGITLLVMTVGSSGMYVVSVMLPAVQAEFGVARADASLPYTLLMLGFGVGGVLMGRLADRFGVMWPLLIGSLSLGVGYVACGMADNIIAFIAAQAVLVGLLGSAAAFAPLVADTSLWFVKRRGIAVAVCASGNYVAGAIWPPIAQHFIETVGWRQTYIGMGIFCGLAMATLALFFRARPPALAAAPVGATSSSAAPVRDMMRPFGFSMGTAQGLLCVAGVACCVAMAMPQVHIVAYCGDLGYGAARGAQMLSLMLGFGVVSRLVSGAICDRIGGLRTLLLGGVLQCVALLLFLPFDGLVPLYVISALFGLFQGGLVPSYAIIVREHFPPAEAGARVGTVLMFTLFGMALGGWMSGKIFDLTGSYHAAFLNGIGWNLLNVSIAALLTFRVRKLWLRTAAA